A region from the Aegilops tauschii subsp. strangulata cultivar AL8/78 chromosome 5, Aet v6.0, whole genome shotgun sequence genome encodes:
- the LOC109786964 gene encoding uncharacterized protein, translating to MATAACSLPHRCLLPLHLALLAFLLSAAPAAEAWTGEIRGRVVCDVCADSAIGSEDHALEGAEVAVLCITKSGEVINYQAFTNSEGIYSVAETMPESDRWDSCLARPISSFHHHCTRRGDAHSGVKFTYNKQSGNSHNVKAFLYKPANVPLYCS from the exons atggcgacggcggcgtgTTCTCTCCCTCACCGGTGTCTGCTCCCGCTCCACCTGGCCCTCCTCGCTTTCCTGCTGTCGGCGGCCCCGGCGGCCGAGGCGTGGACGGGGGAGATCCGCGGCCGCGTCGTCTGCGACGTCTGCGCCGACTCTGCCATCGGCTCCGAGGACCACGCCCTCGAAG GCGCGGAGGTTGCTGTTCTGTGCATTACGAAATCTGGCGAGGTCATCAACTATCAGGCATTCACAAACTCCGAGGGCATCTACAGTGTTGCGGAGACGATGCCGGAGAGCGACCGATGGGACTCGTGCCTGGCGAGGCCCATCAGCAGCTTCCACCACCATTGCACCAGGAGGGGCGATGCACACTCTGGGGTCAAGTTCACATACAACAAACAGTCAGGGAACTCGCACAACGTCAAGGCATTCCTGTACAAGCCTGCCAATGTTCCGCTGTACTGTAGCTGA